The Camelina sativa cultivar DH55 chromosome 16, Cs, whole genome shotgun sequence sequence GggaggagaaaaaataaaaagaagttagTGAAgatctaaaattaaattaatattatttttaatattatttaaaatttaagacaTTCATGTGAGTATTACCAAATGGAATGCTCTAATAATGAACCATctattttgtcctaaaacaaTCTTAGAAATTAAACTAACTTTTTCAGTCAATATGAATACGGCAAGACAATCCTGGATAAGCAGGTCATTAAACTTATTAATTCCCTCTTAGTTATGTGATTCCGTAATATAAAAAGACCGAGCACGTGGCATTACAATAATGTTGTAGATGGATAATATGAAGTCTCTCTCACTCGTGGGATATTCAGAATCACATCCACTCCTTCCTCCGCTCCTCTCGTTTATTATCCACAAccccaaaaaaatcaatcactTGTTATACAAACAACGACatgtcaagaagaagaaaaaaaaaaaaatcaaattaggtcttaaagttttttttgtttttctctgatTTAACTTACTTCGGTCTCTTCCCCTGTAATGGCGCTTCCACACATAGTCTCTTCACCATCTTCAACTTCACTATCTCCATCTCCTTCCTTCAAATCCAAGCCACCGTATCATCACTCCTCCTCCTTCAACCCTAGATTTTTATCGCCGTTACGGAATGATAGTTATCGCCGGCGTTGTAAGCGCTTCCgatgttcatcttcttctttctccgaGAAGCATCACAACAACGCGAAATCTCCAAAATCCGATGACATCGTCGAGCTACCTCTCTTCCCACTCCCGCTCGTTCTCTTCCCCGGAGCAATCCTCCCTCTTCAGATCTTCGAGTTCCGTTACCGTATCATGATGCACACTCTCCTCCAATCCGATCTCAAGTTCGGCATCGTTTACTCCGACTCCGTCTCCGGATCCGCCGCTGAAGTCGGTTGCGTCGGCGAAGTCGTGAAACACGAGCGACTCGTCGATGATCGGTTCTTTTTGATCTGCAAAGGACAAGAGCGGTTCCGAGTCACGAATCTTGTCCGTACGAAACCTTACCTAGTCGGGGAAGTGACGTGGCTTGAAGATCGTCCTTCAGGTGAAGAGAATCTTGATTCGTTGGCGAACGAGGTCGAAGTTCTGATGAAAGAAGTGATTAGGTTATCGAATAGATTGAATGGGAAGGCTGAGAAGGAAGTGCAAGATCTGAGGAGGAATCAGTTTCCGACGCCGTTCTCGTTCTTCGTCGGAAGTACGTTTGAAGGAGCTCCTAGAGAGCAGCAAGCGTTGCTTGAGCTTGAAGATACTGCCGCTAggttaaagagagaaagagagacgttGAGGAATACACTTAATTACTTGACTGCAGCTTCTGCTGTCAAAGATGTGTTTCCTTCCTCGTCCTAATTAAtcagtgtgtgtgtgttcttaCCAACTCTGGTACATAAAAAGTCTgaatcactctctctttctGCGTTTGCTGTATTGACGTTTGTCAGTAATTGAATATACGAAATTTATGAAAACTGCAAAGTTCGTAAAGTGTAAGTAATGTGTTGTAAATTATAGTGATATTGTATTAGATGTTTGGGAAATTGAAAAGATTTAGCTGAATTGAGTACAAAAGTGTTGTGCTCTTCCTGAGTTGAAGCCTGGATTATTCTTAATAAACTGGGTATAAGTAGAGGGTTCACTGAATCGGAGAATGTTAACTCTGCAATATAACGATCATATATAGACTAAGCAGTGTTGGTTGTTCTGTATATACCATCATTtatgtatatcatatatatttgtgaCAACCTATCAATGATTCTAAGGTTATGGTGTTGGCATCAGTTTCTTTGCATATGCGAAACTAGGGTACTTTGGCGTAGATTCTAGTGAGCGTTGTATATTTCTAGTGTATAGAATCAAGTGGAAACTTACCAATGGGTTTGAATAAACTGCTTGGGCTATCGAATTTCTAAGTGTTCATGTTGAGTACTTAGACACTGGACTAAGTTTGATCGTCTGGTTTTGCTACGAATGAACTGAATTATGTCAAATACCATAGAGTGTTGTCTGGTCATGAGAATGGAGCCTGGTCCATGACCCATGACCATGATTAACAAAACGTTGGAAGTTGAATAAGTCTAtcaaatgttttcttaattaactgtttgaccacaaataaaaaagagactAGCAAAACTATAGTATCAAATGTCTTTTTATATGAgttaagattaaacaaaaatgaGATCAGatccttaaaacttaaaatactTATTGAAGTCCTTGACCCaagaataaaaaggtttaaagTACTCAAAGTCAAGAAATTGAGCTCAGTCCTTTTCACAGGTCAACAGTGACTTGAgaattattaacaaaacaacaatgaCTATCCAGtacaaaagagaaataaaatttactaagagaaataaaatttattaagagaaataaaatttacttaatttttgtaAAGGTACCAAGAAACTCTTTGACACGTCTTTGCTTCACT is a genomic window containing:
- the LOC104751420 gene encoding uncharacterized protein LOC104751420 isoform X1, encoding MALPHIVSSPSSTSLSPSPSFKSKPPYHHSSSFNPRFLSPLRNDSYRRRCKRFRCSSSSFSEKHHNNAKSPKSDDIVELPLFPLPLVLFPGAILPLQIFEFRYRIMMHTLLQSDLKFGIVYSDSVSGSAAEVGCVGEVVKHERLVDDRFFLICKGQERFRVTNLVRTKPYLVGEVTWLEDRPSGEENLDSLANEVEVLMKEVIRLSNRLNGKAEKEVQDLRRNQFPTPFSFFVGSTFEGAPREQQALLELEDTAARLKRERETLRNTLNYLTAASAVKDVFPSSS
- the LOC104751420 gene encoding uncharacterized protein LOC104751420 isoform X2; this translates as MALPHIVSSPSSTSLSPSPSFKSKPPYHHSSSFNPRFLSPLRNDSYRRRCKRFRCSSSSFSEKHHNNAKSPKSDDIVELPLFPLPLVLFPGAILPLQIFEFRYRIMMHTLLQSDLKFGIVYSDSVSGSAAEVGCVGEVVKHERLVDDRFFLICKGQERFRVTNLVRTKPYLVGEVTWLEDRPSGEENLDSLANEVEVLMKEVIRLSNRLNGKAEKEVQDLRRNQFPTPFSFFVGSTFEGAPREQQALLELEDTAARLKRERETLRNTLNYLSAASAVKDVFPSSS